A window of Mangifera indica cultivar Alphonso chromosome 13, CATAS_Mindica_2.1, whole genome shotgun sequence contains these coding sequences:
- the LOC123194787 gene encoding tRNA (guanine(37)-N1)-methyltransferase 2 isoform X1, whose product MLDESKFNVDLKLWALRIPRELCKVASRILNGYILDKARVKPITEDPTCEQNRYMILSERVQNSDLSDIPDAKLEELSKLCKIEVVPYSMTLGYSYWDADYVLKQILPPGVEVPTSFETIGHIAHLNIHDELLPFKEVIAKVIYDKNYPRIRTVVNKVGTITNEFRVPKFEILAGENNMVTEVKQYGATFKLDYSLVYWNSRLEHEHLKLVSQFQPGETICDMFAGIGPFAIPAAQKGCIVFANDLNPDSIHYLKINAKVNKVDDFVCAYNMDARKFISQMMAAPVGKINLESDVSLLKASNNCGIQANEETSVELAELGVEVKEVPPFLKNNLEVVEEYCRKADTPVTQAKRPSDGCLEDTGNDKGAAVPIACGRKGKKNKRMRGSELPNAKTWEHVDHVIMNLPASAINFLDAFKGLIQRKHWKGSLPWIHCYCFMRANETEEFIISEAETAVNASIQDHIFHKVRNVAPNKAMYCLSFRLPEACFNEDATHDLHSCGEEIGSV is encoded by the exons ATGTTGGACGAAAGCAAGTTTAATGTTGACCTTAAACTATGGGCACTTAGAATTCCGCGTGAGCTCTGCAAGGTTGCATCCCGAATATTGAACGG ATATATTCTTGACAAGGCCCGTGTTAAACCTATTACTGAAGATCCAACTTGTGAACAAAACCGTTACATGATATTATCGGAAAGGGTTCAGAATTCTG ATTTATCTGATATTCCTGATGCAAAGCTTGAAGAACTTAGTAAGTTATGCAAGATTGAAGTGGTTCCCTATTCTATGACACTTGGATATTCCTACTGGGATGCAG ATTATGTGTTGAAGCAGATTCTGCCGCCTGGTGTGGAGGTGCCTACATCTTTTGAAACCATAG GTCACATTGCCCATCTTAATATTCATGACGAATTGCTTCCTTTCAAAGAGGTTATTGCAAAAGTCATTTATGAT AAAAATTATCCAAGAATCAGAACTGTTGTTAATAAAGTTGGAACAATTACCAATGAGTTTCGAGTaccaaagtttgaaattttagcaGGAGAAAATAATATGGTCACAGAAGTGAAGCAGTATGGGGCAACATTCAAGCTAGATTACAGTTTAGTCTATTGGAATTCAAGATTGGAACATGAACACCTGAAACTTGTGTCTCAGTTTCAGCCTGGGGAGACCATATGTGACATGTTTGCTGGTATTGGCCCTTTTGCTATTCCAGCAGCACAAAAAGGATGCATTGTGTTTGCAAATGATTTAAATCCAGACAGCATTCATTATTTGAAGATTAATGCAAAAGTCAACAAGGTTGATGATTTTGTTTGCGCATATAACATGGATGCAAGGAAATTTATATCTCAAATGATGGCAGCACCAGTGGGAAAAATTAACTTAGAGTCTGATGTTTCCTTGCTCAAAGCTTCTAACAACTGTGGCATACAGGCCAATGAAGAAACAAGTGTAGAACTTGCCGAGCTTGGAG TTGAGGTTAAAGAAGTACCtccttttcttaaaaataatctGGAGGTTGTAGAAGAGTATTGTAGGAAGGCAGATACACCTGTTACTCAAGCTAAGAGACCTTCTGATGGTTGCTTGGAAG ATACTGGAAATGACAAGGGTGCTGCTGTGCCTATTGCTTGTGggaggaaaggaaagaaaaataagagaatgAGAGGCTCTGAGTTGCCTAATGCTAAGACATGGGAGCATGTTGATCATGTGATAATGAACCTTCCTGCTTCTGCTATAAACTTTCTAG ATGCATTTAAAGGCCTTATCCAGAGGAAACATTGGAAAGGATCTCTTCCTTGGATCCATTGTTATTGCTTCATGCGGGCAAACGAAACTGAAGAATTCATAATCTCA GAGGCAGAAACTGCTGTAAATGCCTCTATACAAGACCATATATTTCATAAAGTTAGGAATGTTGCTCCAAACAAG GCTATGTATTGCTTGAGTTTTAGGCTGCC
- the LOC123194787 gene encoding tRNA (guanine(37)-N1)-methyltransferase 2 isoform X2 has translation MTLGYSYWDADYVLKQILPPGVEVPTSFETIGHIAHLNIHDELLPFKEVIAKVIYDKNYPRIRTVVNKVGTITNEFRVPKFEILAGENNMVTEVKQYGATFKLDYSLVYWNSRLEHEHLKLVSQFQPGETICDMFAGIGPFAIPAAQKGCIVFANDLNPDSIHYLKINAKVNKVDDFVCAYNMDARKFISQMMAAPVGKINLESDVSLLKASNNCGIQANEETSVELAELGVEVKEVPPFLKNNLEVVEEYCRKADTPVTQAKRPSDGCLEDTGNDKGAAVPIACGRKGKKNKRMRGSELPNAKTWEHVDHVIMNLPASAINFLDAFKGLIQRKHWKGSLPWIHCYCFMRANETEEFIISEAETAVNASIQDHIFHKVRNVAPNKAMYCLSFRLPEACFNEDATHDLHSCGEEIGSV, from the exons ATGACACTTGGATATTCCTACTGGGATGCAG ATTATGTGTTGAAGCAGATTCTGCCGCCTGGTGTGGAGGTGCCTACATCTTTTGAAACCATAG GTCACATTGCCCATCTTAATATTCATGACGAATTGCTTCCTTTCAAAGAGGTTATTGCAAAAGTCATTTATGAT AAAAATTATCCAAGAATCAGAACTGTTGTTAATAAAGTTGGAACAATTACCAATGAGTTTCGAGTaccaaagtttgaaattttagcaGGAGAAAATAATATGGTCACAGAAGTGAAGCAGTATGGGGCAACATTCAAGCTAGATTACAGTTTAGTCTATTGGAATTCAAGATTGGAACATGAACACCTGAAACTTGTGTCTCAGTTTCAGCCTGGGGAGACCATATGTGACATGTTTGCTGGTATTGGCCCTTTTGCTATTCCAGCAGCACAAAAAGGATGCATTGTGTTTGCAAATGATTTAAATCCAGACAGCATTCATTATTTGAAGATTAATGCAAAAGTCAACAAGGTTGATGATTTTGTTTGCGCATATAACATGGATGCAAGGAAATTTATATCTCAAATGATGGCAGCACCAGTGGGAAAAATTAACTTAGAGTCTGATGTTTCCTTGCTCAAAGCTTCTAACAACTGTGGCATACAGGCCAATGAAGAAACAAGTGTAGAACTTGCCGAGCTTGGAG TTGAGGTTAAAGAAGTACCtccttttcttaaaaataatctGGAGGTTGTAGAAGAGTATTGTAGGAAGGCAGATACACCTGTTACTCAAGCTAAGAGACCTTCTGATGGTTGCTTGGAAG ATACTGGAAATGACAAGGGTGCTGCTGTGCCTATTGCTTGTGggaggaaaggaaagaaaaataagagaatgAGAGGCTCTGAGTTGCCTAATGCTAAGACATGGGAGCATGTTGATCATGTGATAATGAACCTTCCTGCTTCTGCTATAAACTTTCTAG ATGCATTTAAAGGCCTTATCCAGAGGAAACATTGGAAAGGATCTCTTCCTTGGATCCATTGTTATTGCTTCATGCGGGCAAACGAAACTGAAGAATTCATAATCTCA GAGGCAGAAACTGCTGTAAATGCCTCTATACAAGACCATATATTTCATAAAGTTAGGAATGTTGCTCCAAACAAG GCTATGTATTGCTTGAGTTTTAGGCTGCC